Proteins encoded within one genomic window of Bacillus sp. (in: firmicutes):
- a CDS encoding F0F1 ATP synthase subunit epsilon codes for MKTTKVSVVTPDGAVVESDVEMVSVKAISGELGILPGHIPLVAPLAISAVRLKNGNTTEQVAVSGGFVEVRPDKVTILAQAAELASEIDVDRARAAKERAERRMQQAKSDDVDFKRAEFALKRAINRLNVGGRS; via the coding sequence ATGAAGACAACAAAAGTCAGTGTAGTTACTCCTGATGGCGCTGTAGTTGAATCAGATGTGGAAATGGTAAGTGTGAAAGCAATTAGCGGTGAACTTGGTATTTTACCAGGTCATATTCCGTTAGTAGCCCCATTAGCCATTAGTGCTGTTCGCCTAAAGAATGGCAACACAACTGAACAAGTTGCTGTTAGCGGTGGCTTCGTTGAAGTAAGACCTGATAAAGTGACTATTTTAGCCCAAGCAGCTGAACTAGCATCAGAAATCGATGTTGATCGTGCACGTGCAGCAAAAGAGCGTGCCGAACGTCGCATGCAACAAGCAAAATCAGACGATGTTGATTTTAAACGTGCTGAATTTGCCTTAAAGCGTGCTATTAACCGTTTGAATGTCGGCGGACGTTCTTAG
- a CDS encoding NADH-quinone oxidoreductase subunit A — protein MDSLLLYQNNYLIVVVFLLLGIILPVGALTLGRFLRPFKPSTEKYTTYESGLEPFHEARVQFNVRYYIFALMFVIFDVETVFLYPWAVAYDKLGIFALIEMVIFVAMLTIGLIYAWKKKVLKWT, from the coding sequence ATGGACAGTTTACTGCTGTACCAAAACAATTATTTAATTGTAGTTGTTTTTCTGTTATTGGGTATTATACTACCAGTTGGAGCGTTAACGCTCGGACGATTTTTAAGACCTTTTAAGCCTTCAACAGAAAAGTACACAACCTATGAAAGCGGTCTCGAACCTTTTCACGAAGCTAGGGTGCAATTTAATGTTCGTTATTATATCTTTGCCTTAATGTTTGTTATTTTTGATGTGGAGACGGTCTTTTTATATCCATGGGCAGTTGCCTATGATAAATTAGGCATCTTTGCATTAATTGAAATGGTAATTTTCGTTGCAATGCTTACCATCGGTTTAATTTATGCATGGAAAAAGAAGGTGTTAAAGTGGACTTAA
- a CDS encoding NADH-quinone oxidoreductase subunit B gives MDLKLEDITPEEQEEFNRNVFLTTVEEIKAWARRGSIWPMTFGLACCAIEMMAAGGAHFDISRIGKEVFRASPRHADCMIVAGTVTKKMAPILRRLYDQMAEPKWVIAMGVCATAGGPYVKSYAVVKGVDQIVPVDVYIPGCPPNPAALLYGLHKLEEKIRLEAKTGKRVM, from the coding sequence GTGGACTTAAAATTAGAGGATATTACACCGGAAGAACAAGAAGAGTTTAATCGTAACGTTTTTTTAACAACAGTTGAAGAAATTAAAGCTTGGGCTCGCAGAGGCTCGATTTGGCCAATGACTTTCGGGCTAGCATGTTGTGCAATAGAAATGATGGCAGCAGGTGGTGCACATTTTGATATCTCTCGTATTGGTAAAGAGGTATTCCGTGCATCACCGCGTCATGCCGATTGTATGATTGTTGCAGGAACGGTTACGAAGAAAATGGCGCCAATCTTACGTCGTCTTTATGATCAAATGGCAGAGCCAAAGTGGGTCATTGCGATGGGAGTTTGTGCAACAGCTGGGGGTCCTTATGTGAAATCCTACGCAGTTGTAAAAGGTGTGGACCAAATCGTGCCTGTTGACGTTTATATTCCAGGCTGCCCTCCAAATCCAGCTGCTTTACTTTATGGTTTGCATAAATTGGAGGAAAAAATCCGCCTTGAAGCGAAGACTGGAAAGCGGGTGATGTAA
- a CDS encoding NADH-quinone oxidoreductase subunit C — translation MSEKDLEQLKKEAAEKAKAAALRKMAEKQGAGQANTTDSAPSATEPAGADAKAKAAAAAKAKAAAAAKAKAAALAKQQGGAEATEDSDAGAAALAAAGPDADDAEKAASAGAAAALQAEGATALPEGTDDKAKAIAAAKAKAAAAAKAKAAAAAKAKAAGGTTSEAGGVTAGDDEKAKAIAAAKAKAAAAAAAKAKAAGGATAGASDDKAKAIAAAKAKAAALAKAKSEGAGADAGVEAAPETPSPNQPYLDKYIKVIKDHLGDDVLEAAYINKLSLDVPTLVAKPQNYFKIAEFLKYNEQLGFDYLSEHHGSDFETHMEVYNHLYSYKNRQSVALKVKIDRNNPEIDSLTPLWPGADWPERESYDLLGISYTNHPNLTRIMLTDDWVGHPLRKDYEQYDVEV, via the coding sequence ATGAGTGAGAAGGATTTAGAGCAATTGAAGAAAGAAGCTGCCGAAAAAGCAAAAGCAGCAGCATTAAGAAAAATGGCTGAAAAGCAAGGTGCAGGACAAGCTAATACTACTGATTCAGCTCCATCAGCAACGGAGCCAGCAGGCGCGGATGCAAAAGCGAAGGCGGCTGCTGCCGCGAAGGCTAAAGCTGCTGCGGCAGCTAAGGCAAAGGCAGCGGCACTTGCGAAACAGCAAGGGGGAGCAGAAGCTACAGAAGATAGTGATGCTGGAGCAGCGGCTCTTGCAGCAGCTGGACCAGACGCTGACGATGCAGAAAAGGCAGCTTCAGCAGGGGCTGCAGCGGCTTTACAAGCCGAAGGTGCAACAGCTCTTCCAGAAGGCACTGATGACAAAGCAAAAGCGATTGCCGCCGCTAAGGCAAAGGCAGCCGCGGCAGCGAAAGCAAAAGCTGCGGCAGCAGCAAAAGCGAAGGCTGCTGGGGGCACGACATCTGAAGCTGGCGGTGTAACAGCTGGTGATGATGAGAAAGCGAAGGCAATTGCCGCAGCAAAAGCAAAAGCTGCCGCAGCTGCAGCCGCAAAGGCAAAAGCAGCAGGCGGTGCAACAGCTGGAGCTAGTGATGATAAGGCGAAGGCAATCGCCGCAGCGAAAGCAAAAGCCGCTGCGCTTGCAAAAGCAAAATCAGAAGGCGCAGGAGCTGATGCGGGCGTTGAAGCAGCACCAGAAACGCCGTCTCCAAATCAACCGTATTTGGATAAATATATTAAGGTGATAAAAGACCATCTTGGTGATGACGTCCTAGAAGCTGCTTACATAAACAAGCTTTCTCTAGACGTGCCAACATTGGTTGCAAAGCCGCAAAACTATTTTAAAATAGCCGAATTTCTAAAATATAACGAACAGCTTGGCTTTGATTATTTATCAGAGCATCATGGCTCAGATTTCGAAACACATATGGAAGTTTACAATCATCTATACTCTTATAAAAATCGCCAATCTGTTGCATTAAAAGTAAAAATTGATCGGAACAACCCAGAAATCGACTCTTTAACGCCACTATGGCCTGGCGCTGATTGGCCTGAAAGAGAATCGTATGATCTTTTGGGAATTAGCTATACGAACCATCCAAACTTAACTAGAATCATGCTTACAGACGATTGGGTTGGACACCCACTTCGTAAAGACTACGAGCAGTATGATGTGGAGGTGTAG
- a CDS encoding NADH-quinone oxidoreductase subunit D — protein sequence MTYKIEELLLNVGPQHPSTHGVFRVILKLDGEIIKEATPVIGYLHRGTEKLAEDLQYTQIIPYTDRMDYLSAMTNNYTVVHTVETMMGLEIPEKAEYLRIIAMELGRVASHLIAFGTFLMDLGATSPFMYAVREREMILNLLNELCGARITFNYMRVGGVKWDAPDGWIEKVKEFIPYMREKAKGYHDLVTGNEIFLSRVKGVGVISKEDALAYSLSGTNLRSTGIKWDLRKDEPYSIYDRFDFEVPVGENGDVFDRYMCRMLEVMECLKIVEQACEQFPKDGDFIGKVPRIIKAPVGEAFTRIEGARGEIGCYIYSDGKKEPYRLKFRRPSFYNLQIFKKLVEGQNISDMVAILASFDIVLGEVDG from the coding sequence ATGACTTATAAAATAGAAGAATTGCTACTCAACGTTGGTCCTCAGCATCCAAGTACACATGGAGTATTCCGGGTTATCTTAAAGCTAGATGGTGAAATTATTAAAGAAGCTACACCTGTAATCGGTTACTTGCATCGCGGAACGGAGAAGCTAGCAGAAGACTTACAATATACACAAATTATTCCATACACGGATAGAATGGATTACTTGTCAGCGATGACGAATAACTATACAGTTGTTCATACAGTTGAAACAATGATGGGCTTAGAAATTCCTGAAAAAGCGGAGTACTTACGCATAATTGCAATGGAGCTCGGCAGAGTTGCCAGCCACTTAATCGCGTTTGGTACTTTTCTAATGGATTTAGGTGCGACAAGTCCTTTCATGTATGCTGTTCGTGAACGTGAAATGATTCTCAACTTATTGAATGAATTATGCGGTGCGCGCATTACTTTTAATTATATGCGTGTTGGTGGGGTAAAATGGGATGCACCAGACGGCTGGATTGAAAAAGTGAAAGAGTTCATTCCATATATGCGTGAAAAAGCAAAAGGCTATCACGATCTAGTAACTGGAAATGAAATTTTCTTATCCCGTGTAAAAGGTGTTGGTGTCATTTCGAAAGAAGATGCCCTTGCTTATTCTTTAAGTGGTACAAACCTTCGCAGTACAGGCATAAAATGGGATCTTCGCAAAGATGAACCATACTCAATTTATGACCGTTTTGATTTCGAAGTACCGGTTGGTGAAAACGGGGATGTTTTTGACCGTTATATGTGTCGCATGCTTGAAGTTATGGAATGTCTGAAAATCGTTGAGCAAGCATGTGAACAATTCCCGAAGGATGGAGACTTCATCGGTAAAGTTCCAAGGATTATTAAAGCTCCAGTAGGTGAGGCGTTTACACGCATTGAAGGTGCCCGCGGTGAAATAGGCTGTTATATTTACAGCGATGGTAAAAAAGAGCCATACCGTTTGAAATTCCGTAGGCCAAGCTTTTACAATCTACAAATCTTTAAAAAGCTTGTTGAAGGTCAAAATATTTCAGATATGGTGGCAATTTTAGCTAGCTTTGATATCGTATTAGGGGAGGTTGATGGATAA
- the nuoH gene encoding NADH-quinone oxidoreductase subunit NuoH, producing the protein MMQSILQSPPGLLNFGIYFLLAALLLFTIILAFVAYCILAERKVLAFMQSRIGPNKLGGRWGLLQTVADVLKLLLKEDIIPKAVDKPLFILAPIIAFVPSFMVIATIPFTDKYQFADIGVGVLYYVAVSGISIVGVVMAAWSSNSKYSLLGGMRAGAQMISYEIPLVMSVLGVILFTGSMNLNDIVAAQQNWAFILMQPIGFLVFFISANAELARIPFDLPESESELVAGYHTEYSGFRMAFFMLSEYVYLFAMAALMTVLFLGGWNPIPGLGFIPGAVWFALKFSAVVYIFIWFRATFPRLKADTLMEFAWKVLLPVALANLFLSAFIKELFF; encoded by the coding sequence ATGATGCAATCAATTTTACAATCACCTCCAGGCCTTTTGAACTTTGGGATCTACTTTCTGTTAGCAGCATTATTGTTATTTACGATAATCTTGGCCTTTGTTGCTTATTGTATTTTAGCAGAAAGAAAAGTACTAGCCTTTATGCAATCACGTATAGGTCCGAACAAACTAGGGGGACGCTGGGGTTTATTACAAACAGTAGCAGACGTTCTTAAACTACTACTTAAAGAGGATATTATCCCAAAAGCTGTTGATAAACCGTTATTTATTCTTGCACCAATTATTGCATTCGTACCATCTTTCATGGTTATTGCAACGATTCCGTTTACAGATAAATATCAGTTTGCTGACATTGGTGTTGGCGTCCTTTATTATGTAGCCGTTTCTGGTATTTCAATTGTTGGTGTCGTCATGGCTGCATGGTCATCTAACAGTAAATACTCTTTATTAGGTGGGATGCGTGCTGGGGCACAGATGATTTCATATGAAATCCCACTTGTTATGTCAGTGCTAGGTGTCATTCTATTTACGGGCAGTATGAATTTAAATGATATTGTTGCTGCTCAACAAAACTGGGCCTTTATTCTTATGCAGCCAATCGGATTTTTAGTATTTTTCATTTCTGCTAATGCAGAACTTGCTCGTATTCCGTTTGACTTGCCAGAATCAGAGTCAGAGCTTGTTGCAGGTTATCATACAGAGTACTCAGGCTTCCGTATGGCCTTCTTTATGCTATCAGAATATGTGTATTTATTTGCAATGGCAGCGCTAATGACAGTATTATTCCTAGGCGGCTGGAACCCAATTCCGGGCCTTGGCTTTATTCCAGGGGCTGTCTGGTTTGCACTTAAGTTCAGTGCAGTCGTTTATATCTTTATTTGGTTCCGTGCGACATTCCCGCGTCTTAAAGCTGATACATTGATGGAATTCGCTTGGAAAGTATTATTACCAGTTGCATTAGCCAACCTATTTTTATCAGCATTTATTAAAGAATTATTTTTCTAA
- the nuoI gene encoding NADH-quinone oxidoreductase subunit NuoI: MKGVLKGLGYTLKELTKKPVTYDYPNEPLALPDRFRGIQKFYPEKCIVCNQCAAICPTDCIKLTGKKHPDPSKKGKIIDTYTINFEICILCDLCTEVCPTEAIIMTNNFELAEYSRDDLYKDLNYLDENDENIREVNKP, translated from the coding sequence ATGAAGGGCGTATTAAAAGGCTTAGGTTATACCCTGAAGGAATTAACGAAAAAGCCGGTAACATATGATTACCCAAATGAGCCATTGGCCTTGCCTGATCGTTTTCGCGGTATTCAAAAATTTTACCCTGAAAAATGTATCGTCTGTAATCAATGTGCGGCAATTTGTCCGACAGATTGTATTAAACTGACAGGGAAAAAGCACCCGGATCCAAGCAAAAAGGGAAAAATTATTGACACCTATACAATCAATTTCGAAATTTGTATTTTATGTGATTTGTGTACGGAAGTTTGTCCGACTGAAGCGATCATCATGACAAATAACTTTGAGTTAGCGGAATATAGCCGCGATGATTTATATAAAGATTTAAATTATTTGGATGAAAATGACGAGAATATAAGAGAGGTGAATAAGCCATGA
- a CDS encoding NADH-quinone oxidoreductase subunit J — MSGELLAFFILALIAIAGGVLMLNLTKVVHMVVALVFTFLALAGLYVTLSAEFVAIVQVLIYSGAVTIIMLFGIMLTKHNDEEVKKPGLLKTVFVTAGIIGFFLVMYFSINDLTLGEQALNLHENNVLQIGTELYSKYIIPFELVSVLLLVALIGAIILSKKDDKEGEAHE, encoded by the coding sequence ATGAGTGGAGAACTGTTAGCGTTTTTTATCCTCGCCCTTATTGCGATTGCTGGCGGGGTTCTAATGTTAAACCTTACAAAGGTGGTCCACATGGTTGTTGCACTGGTATTCACCTTTCTTGCACTAGCCGGTTTGTATGTTACACTGTCAGCTGAATTTGTAGCGATTGTTCAAGTATTAATATACTCCGGTGCGGTTACGATTATTATGCTCTTTGGAATTATGTTAACGAAGCATAATGACGAAGAAGTGAAGAAACCTGGCTTATTGAAAACAGTTTTTGTAACAGCTGGAATTATCGGTTTCTTCCTTGTTATGTATTTCTCAATTAATGACTTAACATTAGGCGAACAAGCGCTCAACCTACATGAAAATAATGTATTGCAAATTGGTACGGAATTATATTCAAAATATATTATTCCATTTGAATTAGTTTCAGTATTATTGCTCGTAGCGTTAATCGGTGCGATTATTCTTTCGAAAAAGGACGACAAGGAGGGCGAAGCTCATGAGTAG
- the nuoK gene encoding NADH-quinone oxidoreductase subunit NuoK, translated as MSSVPISVYLVLALVLFCIGLFGALTKRNTVIVLISIELMLNAVNLNLVAFSKYGVNPSITGQVFSLFTITVAAAEVAVGLAILIALHRNRRTVNIDEMNIMKK; from the coding sequence ATGAGTAGTGTTCCTATATCCGTCTACCTTGTACTAGCACTAGTCCTATTTTGTATCGGTTTGTTTGGTGCTCTAACAAAAAGAAATACCGTGATCGTTTTAATTTCAATTGAATTAATGCTGAATGCAGTTAATTTAAATCTTGTAGCTTTTAGTAAGTATGGGGTAAATCCAAGTATCACAGGTCAAGTTTTTTCATTATTTACGATAACTGTAGCAGCAGCTGAAGTAGCCGTTGGTTTAGCGATCTTGATTGCCTTACATCGCAACCGTAGAACAGTTAATATTGATGAAATGAACATAATGAAAAAATAG
- the nuoL gene encoding NADH-quinone oxidoreductase subunit L → MMEYAWLIPLFPLLSFVLLVIFGRSLKESSAYVGMLATLASLLLSIMVLFERLNGENVKIEGTWLTIGDTSLTAGFEVNQLNALMLFIVSLVSFLVHMYSKGYMHGDERIPVFYSYLGLFTFAMLSLVISPNLLQVYIFWELVGLGSFLLIGFYFFKEEARAAAKKAFIVTRIGDVGLFIGMILLFWQVGSFEYAEIFAAVENGTISTGWITLTAILIFIGAVGKSGQFPLHTWLPDAMEGPTPVSALIHAATMVAAGVYLVASLFPLFSASPTAMTTVAVVGGITAIFAASIGLVQRDIKRVLAYSTVSQLGYMMLALGSASYVASVFHLMTHAFFKALLFLAAGSVIHAVHTQDIEEMGGLWKKMKLTAPLFLIGTLAISGFPLLSGFFSKDEILIAAWADGRYGVFWLAVAAAFFTAFYMFRLFFLVFTGEARGEQKHAHESPGVMTFPMIILGILAVVSGYVNTPWFGTFLGDWLTEGTHSFGHAHVEGPGWIMFVATGVSLAGILLAYLMYGAKILSRDWLVKPFPAWYKLLYNKYYIDEIYHSTVVLGTRAFGYLLQIVDTYIVGGIVKGVAALVQGIGRAGAKLQDGQIQTYGTVAFFGIAVLVVIIALTGGYFG, encoded by the coding sequence ATGATGGAATATGCATGGCTGATCCCACTGTTTCCACTTCTTTCTTTCGTACTTCTTGTCATTTTTGGTCGAAGTTTAAAAGAAAGCAGTGCCTATGTGGGTATGTTAGCAACATTAGCCTCCCTCTTACTTTCGATCATGGTGCTTTTTGAGCGCCTCAATGGGGAAAATGTGAAGATTGAGGGAACGTGGCTTACAATTGGTGATACTAGCTTAACAGCTGGTTTCGAAGTCAATCAATTAAATGCGTTAATGTTATTTATCGTTTCACTAGTAAGTTTCCTAGTACATATGTATTCGAAAGGATACATGCATGGCGATGAGCGTATCCCTGTGTTTTACAGCTATCTAGGATTATTTACATTTGCAATGCTATCATTAGTAATTTCACCGAATCTCCTGCAAGTTTATATTTTCTGGGAGCTTGTCGGTTTAGGGTCGTTCTTATTAATTGGTTTCTACTTTTTCAAGGAAGAAGCAAGAGCGGCGGCTAAGAAGGCGTTCATTGTAACACGTATCGGTGACGTCGGTTTATTTATCGGGATGATTTTATTATTCTGGCAAGTTGGAAGCTTTGAATATGCAGAGATTTTCGCTGCCGTTGAAAATGGAACAATTTCTACAGGATGGATTACGTTAACAGCGATTTTAATTTTCATTGGAGCTGTTGGAAAGTCTGGTCAGTTTCCACTTCATACATGGTTGCCGGATGCGATGGAAGGTCCGACACCAGTTTCAGCTTTAATCCACGCTGCTACAATGGTTGCAGCAGGGGTGTATTTAGTTGCATCATTATTCCCGTTATTCTCTGCTAGTCCGACTGCAATGACAACTGTTGCAGTTGTCGGTGGAATTACGGCAATTTTCGCAGCATCAATTGGATTAGTACAAAGAGATATTAAGCGCGTTTTAGCTTATTCAACTGTCAGCCAATTAGGTTATATGATGCTTGCTTTAGGGTCTGCTAGTTATGTAGCTAGTGTGTTCCACTTAATGACACACGCTTTCTTTAAAGCGTTATTGTTCCTAGCAGCGGGTTCTGTCATTCACGCTGTTCATACACAGGATATTGAAGAAATGGGTGGATTATGGAAAAAAATGAAGCTAACTGCTCCATTATTTTTAATTGGAACATTGGCAATTAGTGGATTCCCATTACTATCAGGCTTCTTTAGTAAAGATGAAATTTTAATTGCAGCATGGGCAGATGGTCGTTACGGTGTATTCTGGTTAGCTGTTGCTGCTGCATTTTTCACAGCGTTTTACATGTTCCGCTTATTCTTCTTAGTGTTTACGGGGGAAGCACGAGGAGAACAGAAGCATGCTCATGAATCACCAGGTGTGATGACGTTCCCGATGATTATCTTAGGAATTTTAGCGGTTGTCTCAGGTTATGTGAATACACCATGGTTTGGCACATTTTTGGGAGATTGGTTAACAGAAGGTACACACAGCTTCGGACATGCTCATGTTGAAGGTCCAGGCTGGATTATGTTCGTAGCAACAGGGGTTTCATTAGCAGGGATTCTTTTAGCATATTTAATGTACGGTGCAAAAATTTTATCACGCGATTGGCTTGTTAAGCCGTTTCCTGCTTGGTACAAGCTGCTATACAATAAGTACTACATCGATGAAATTTATCATTCTACAGTAGTACTTGGAACACGCGCGTTTGGTTATCTTTTACAAATCGTTGATACTTATATCGTTGGCGGCATTGTAAAAGGAGTTGCTGCTTTAGTTCAAGGAATTGGGCGAGCAGGTGCTAAGCTTCAAGATGGTCAAATCCAGACTTATGGAACAGTTGCCTTCTTTGGTATCGCCGTTCTAGTTGTGATCATTGCGTTGACAGGGGGGTATTTTGGATGA
- a CDS encoding NADH-quinone oxidoreductase subunit M, whose amino-acid sequence MSSLLSMLVFSPLLGIIVLAFMPKTNEKAIKMMGFVATLLPLLLSFVAYSKFDFNAKGIQLLEKVDWISFNLGGDFPFIINYELGVNGLSLVLLLLTTVVATLASIASIYIKKEWKGFFMLFLLLELGMLGVFAAQNTVLFFIFFEITLIPTFFLVGKWGYEERIKAAYNFLIYNGFGSAVLLIVFSLLFAKTGTANIEELKTIMAADPMVLASVGITPAFKMGVLIALLIAFGVKLPIFPLHSWVLTVHAEAPIPTVMIHSGILLKIGAYGLITFGLNLFPAEFGRLAVFIAVLGVVNLLYGAFLALVQTDFKKVLAYSSISHMGIVLIGLGAMNVEGVQGAIFQVISHGLISALLFFIVGIMYERTGTTVLDSLGGLAKGMPVAAGFFLAGAMASLGLPGMSGFISEFTAFLGLFKAMPVVAAVGCLGIILTAAYLLRAVLGITFGQASTRLTGISDMRSVEYVPVIVLLAFITLIGVYPNILTSAIAMTLETIMIGIGG is encoded by the coding sequence ATGAGTAGTCTACTATCAATGTTAGTTTTTTCTCCCCTGCTCGGAATTATCGTTTTAGCGTTCATGCCTAAAACGAATGAAAAAGCAATTAAAATGATGGGATTTGTTGCAACATTGTTGCCGTTATTACTATCATTTGTTGCTTACAGTAAATTTGATTTTAATGCAAAAGGTATTCAGCTTCTTGAGAAGGTTGATTGGATTTCCTTTAACTTAGGTGGGGATTTCCCGTTCATTATTAATTATGAATTAGGTGTAAATGGGTTATCTCTAGTATTGCTTTTATTAACAACTGTTGTGGCAACACTTGCTTCTATTGCTTCTATTTACATTAAGAAGGAATGGAAAGGTTTTTTCATGCTGTTTCTTCTTCTTGAACTTGGAATGCTTGGGGTGTTTGCAGCACAAAACACAGTATTATTCTTTATTTTCTTTGAAATTACCTTAATCCCAACATTCTTCTTAGTTGGTAAGTGGGGTTACGAAGAAAGAATAAAAGCAGCGTATAATTTCTTAATCTATAACGGCTTTGGATCAGCAGTTTTGCTAATCGTCTTTTCGTTGCTGTTTGCCAAAACAGGAACTGCCAATATTGAAGAGTTAAAAACAATTATGGCAGCAGATCCAATGGTACTTGCAAGCGTAGGAATTACGCCAGCTTTCAAAATGGGTGTTCTAATTGCCTTATTGATTGCTTTTGGGGTAAAGCTTCCGATTTTCCCTTTGCATTCATGGGTGTTAACAGTCCATGCAGAGGCGCCTATTCCAACAGTTATGATTCACTCAGGGATTTTGCTGAAAATTGGGGCATACGGTTTAATCACATTCGGTTTGAACCTGTTCCCAGCTGAGTTTGGACGTTTAGCAGTATTCATTGCAGTACTTGGTGTTGTCAATTTGTTGTACGGCGCATTTTTAGCGTTGGTCCAAACAGATTTCAAAAAGGTACTTGCTTACTCAAGTATTTCACATATGGGGATTGTTTTAATTGGTTTAGGTGCAATGAACGTAGAAGGTGTTCAAGGTGCGATATTCCAAGTTATCTCCCATGGTTTAATCTCAGCATTATTGTTCTTCATCGTTGGTATTATGTATGAACGGACAGGTACAACAGTGCTTGATTCTCTTGGTGGCTTAGCAAAAGGTATGCCTGTGGCAGCTGGATTTTTCTTAGCAGGTGCAATGGCTTCTCTTGGCTTGCCGGGAATGTCAGGGTTCATCAGTGAATTTACAGCCTTTTTAGGCTTATTTAAAGCAATGCCAGTCGTTGCGGCAGTCGGATGTTTAGGTATTATTTTAACAGCTGCTTACCTTTTAAGAGCAGTATTAGGTATTACATTCGGCCAGGCAAGCACTCGTCTTACAGGGATTTCAGATATGCGCTCAGTTGAGTATGTTCCAGTCATCGTATTGTTGGCATTTATTACTTTAATCGGTGTCTACCCTAATATTCTAACAAGTGCAATTGCGATGACACTTGAAACAATTATGATAGGGATAGGGGGGTAA